The Petrocella atlantisensis genome has a window encoding:
- a CDS encoding MurR/RpiR family transcriptional regulator, translating to MINTDLRNLNPLEKQIYDRLFIYSKSNPPFRIHQAAEICNCSTSKISKFVKKLGFNNYKQYMHFLYGEEIFHPKDSGELNRLRQFIDDFDITMIDEFLELIEGHKKIVLFGYGPSLICAQYFEYRLRTCSNKMVIAVSDEISVASMVDEKSLLVIFTVTGTFHSFENVYHASKNKGCDVTIVVEEYNTALFAQCDRVFWLSKYPQPSHLLPYEKSRTIFFIFMEEIIQRIQSQNKSLEETNSMNELEV from the coding sequence ATGATTAACACTGATTTACGTAACTTAAATCCCCTTGAAAAGCAAATATATGATCGCCTTTTCATATACTCAAAGTCTAACCCGCCTTTTCGTATCCATCAGGCGGCAGAGATTTGTAACTGTTCTACTTCCAAGATCTCTAAGTTTGTCAAAAAACTTGGTTTCAACAACTATAAACAATACATGCATTTTTTATATGGTGAGGAAATATTTCATCCTAAAGATTCCGGCGAGCTGAATCGACTACGCCAATTTATAGATGACTTTGACATAACTATGATTGATGAGTTTCTTGAGCTCATTGAAGGCCATAAGAAAATTGTTCTCTTTGGCTATGGACCATCCTTAATCTGTGCCCAGTATTTTGAGTACCGACTCCGTACTTGCTCCAACAAGATGGTGATTGCAGTATCCGATGAGATCTCTGTGGCTTCCATGGTGGATGAGAAAAGTTTACTTGTTATTTTTACCGTTACAGGTACTTTCCATTCCTTTGAGAATGTCTATCACGCTTCCAAAAACAAGGGTTGTGATGTCACTATTGTTGTTGAAGAATATAATACGGCACTTTTTGCTCAGTGTGACAGGGTCTTCTGGTTATCCAAATACCCTCAACCCAGTCATCTTTTACCTTATGAAAAATCCAGAACCATTTTCTTTATTTTCATGGAGGAGATTATTCAACGTATTCAATCTCAGAACAAATCTCTTGAAGAAACAAATAGTATGAATGAATTAGAGGTATAA
- a CDS encoding DUF1697 domain-containing protein gives MIYVALLRGINVGGNNKIDMKLLKETFMRIGMTSVRTYINSGNVIFVDTNHNKDEIAQMLQKAILDDFDLDIKVLIRNFNDIEDLIKIMPDTWKNDAIMKCDVLFLWDEMDTEECLKEIEIKPDIDTVITVMGAILWKVDKVNVTKSGLMKLVGKPMYKKMTVRNVNSARKIYEIMKTINGSV, from the coding sequence ATGATCTATGTGGCACTACTTAGAGGCATAAATGTGGGTGGCAATAACAAAATCGACATGAAGCTTTTGAAAGAAACATTTATGCGGATAGGCATGACATCTGTACGTACATATATTAATTCAGGCAATGTTATATTTGTAGATACAAACCATAACAAGGATGAAATAGCACAGATGTTACAAAAAGCAATTCTTGACGATTTTGATCTAGACATTAAAGTTCTAATTCGTAATTTTAATGATATTGAGGATCTAATAAAAATCATGCCGGATACATGGAAAAACGATGCGATCATGAAATGTGATGTATTGTTTTTGTGGGACGAAATGGATACAGAAGAATGTCTAAAAGAAATAGAGATTAAGCCGGATATAGATACGGTGATAACCGTAATGGGCGCCATTCTATGGAAAGTTGATAAAGTCAATGTTACGAAGAGTGGTCTAATGAAGCTTGTAGGAAAGCCAATGTACAAGAAAATGACAGTACGAAATGTCAATTCAGCCCGTAAAATATATGAAATAATGAAAACAATCAATGGGTCTGTATAG